From one Flavobacterium sp. N502536 genomic stretch:
- a CDS encoding CoA-binding protein, with protein MKNKKTLVLGATTKPERYAFRAINMLVEKGHTVLAIGQNTGEVAGVKIHTKTIPVKNIDTVTLYLNPARQRDYYNYIIEAQPKRVVFNPGSENPEFYQLLELNNIKAEVACTLVLLATNQY; from the coding sequence ATGAAAAATAAGAAAACCCTTGTTCTTGGTGCTACTACAAAACCGGAACGTTACGCTTTTAGAGCTATAAATATGTTAGTTGAAAAAGGACATACTGTTTTGGCAATTGGTCAGAATACCGGTGAAGTTGCCGGTGTGAAGATACATACGAAAACAATCCCTGTGAAAAATATAGACACTGTAACTTTGTATTTGAATCCTGCTCGTCAGCGTGATTATTACAATTACATTATAGAAGCACAGCCTAAAAGAGTTGTTTTTAATCCAGGTTCAGAAAATCCTGAATTTTATCAATTGTTAGAACTGAATAATATTAAGGCAGAAGTAGCCTGTACTTTGGTTTTATTGGCTACAAATCAGTACTAA
- a CDS encoding MarC family protein: MDLFIYLFAALFSVLNPIGTVPIFVGLTQHDSQKERSRISLWTAINVGIILLVSYFIGQYVLTFFGISIDALRIAGGIVIVNSGFSLLSGKFNKKRGINKKIETDAQQRNDIALTPLAIPMLAGPGSMSLLIAFYQEHHGINEIIISCSAILAIAFTIFAILKSAHYLARILGASGIVAISRIVGFIVISIGIQYIVSSIINIVKGNLM, translated from the coding sequence ATGGATTTATTCATTTATTTATTTGCCGCTCTCTTTTCCGTTTTAAACCCAATCGGAACAGTCCCCATTTTTGTGGGCTTAACACAACATGATTCTCAAAAAGAACGTTCCCGAATTTCTCTTTGGACCGCGATAAATGTTGGAATCATTTTATTGGTTTCTTATTTTATCGGTCAGTATGTTTTGACTTTTTTCGGAATTAGCATTGATGCTTTAAGAATTGCCGGCGGAATTGTAATTGTAAATTCTGGTTTTTCTTTACTTTCAGGAAAATTCAATAAAAAACGAGGAATCAATAAAAAAATTGAAACTGATGCACAACAAAGAAACGACATCGCTTTAACACCTTTGGCAATACCAATGCTTGCCGGCCCGGGATCGATGTCTTTGTTAATTGCTTTTTACCAGGAACATCACGGAATAAACGAAATTATAATTTCATGCTCAGCTATCCTGGCAATTGCATTTACTATTTTTGCCATTTTAAAAAGTGCACATTATTTAGCAAGAATACTTGGTGCTTCCGGAATTGTAGCCATATCCCGAATTGTTGGCTTTATCGTAATTTCAATTGGAATTCAATACATCGTTAGCTCTATCATCAATATCGTTAAAGGAAACCTGATGTAA
- the ctlX gene encoding citrulline utilization hydrolase CtlX yields MKQTTNAIVMIRPVAFRMNEQTAVNNYYQKVLDGLLPSTVNAKAQQEFDAFVEKLRAVGVDVTVVEDTLETDTPDSIFPNNWISFHENGDVALYPMFAENRRQERREDILDTLEEKGFEIANIVDYTSAEEDGFFLEGTGSLLLDRANGKAYCALSPRADEELFIEFCEDFDYAPVIFEAFQTVDGERKLIYHTNVMMCLGETFAVICADCIDDKKERKMVLENLKADKKEVILITEAQVNNFAGNMLEVRGTNDKRYIVMSASAHQSLTPKQIAQLENHAEILSSSLDTIEACGGGSARCMMAEVFLPRS; encoded by the coding sequence ATGAAACAAACCACAAATGCAATTGTAATGATTCGGCCAGTTGCTTTCAGAATGAATGAGCAAACGGCAGTGAATAATTATTACCAAAAGGTATTGGACGGACTTTTACCAAGTACGGTAAATGCAAAAGCACAACAGGAATTTGATGCCTTTGTTGAGAAGCTTAGAGCAGTTGGAGTAGATGTTACTGTTGTTGAGGATACGCTGGAAACAGATACGCCGGACAGTATTTTTCCAAATAACTGGATTTCATTTCATGAAAATGGAGATGTAGCTTTGTATCCAATGTTTGCAGAAAACCGTCGTCAGGAACGTCGTGAAGATATTCTGGATACACTTGAAGAGAAAGGTTTTGAAATTGCTAACATAGTCGATTATACATCGGCAGAAGAAGATGGTTTTTTCTTAGAGGGAACTGGAAGTTTACTGTTAGATCGTGCAAATGGAAAAGCATATTGTGCTTTGTCTCCACGTGCTGATGAAGAGCTGTTTATTGAATTCTGTGAAGATTTTGATTATGCTCCTGTTATTTTTGAGGCTTTTCAAACTGTTGACGGAGAACGTAAACTGATTTACCATACGAATGTAATGATGTGTTTGGGTGAAACTTTTGCTGTTATTTGTGCCGATTGTATCGATGATAAAAAAGAACGTAAAATGGTTCTGGAAAATCTGAAAGCAGATAAAAAAGAAGTTATTTTGATTACAGAAGCACAGGTCAATAATTTTGCCGGTAACATGCTTGAAGTTCGTGGGACAAATGATAAGAGGTATATCGTAATGAGTGCATCTGCACATCAGAGTCTGACGCCAAAACAAATTGCACAATTAGAAAATCATGCTGAAATTTTAAGTTCAAGTTTAGATACTATTGAGGCTTGCGGGGGTGGAAGTGCCAGATGTATGATGGCTGAAGTGTTTTTGCCAAGAAGTTAA